Within Trichoderma atroviride chromosome 2, complete sequence, the genomic segment CATCCAAGAGGCGTCTGCGCAGAACAACCACGGCACCTTTGCCAACATGCAGATCGCAGCACTGGCGCTCTTCACCGGGAATCGCTCATTAGCCGTATCGCAGGGccagctggccaagagcttcatcagcagccaAATCACGGCAAACGGCTCGCAGCCCCAGGAACTCGCCCGCACGCGCAGCTTCCACTACGCCAACTTTGACCTCTGCGCACACCTGCGCTACGCGCTCATCGCCCGCAAAGTCGGCGTCGACTTGTTCAAGTACAAGGGCCCGCAGGGACAGTCGCTCTTTAAGGCGGTGGAGTTTGTGATTCCCGCGGCGGTGGGGGGAAGTAGTGAGTGGAGTTATCCGGAGCTGCTGTTTACGCAGTATGCGGCGACGGACAATGtgagggcggcggcgcaggagGGCGATTGggtggcggcgagggcggTGGATGGGCTGGTTGCGCCGCCGGGGGGGGGGATATTTTTGCGTTGAGGCCGGCGCCTGAGCAGCTGGATAGTATTGCGACGGTGGGTTGAGAAGTTGAGTGTGAATGTGTGATGGAAAGGGGGGTTGGGATGGGAATGTGTTTATAGGGTGAATCCTGGTCTTCATTCTTTGGAGGTGGTTTAGCACgtaaaataaaacaaagaatGTTTATATGTATTTACAACAATAAtatgaaaaagagaatacCGTTTCAACTGTTTCATTTCACGGCTAACCGTTATCTTGTCTCAAATGCATTGCATACCTGCCTCCCAAACCCTCATACTATGTACCTTTAAATATCCCGAGACATCTCAGTAGCTAACACTATATATCTGCCAGTAATCACGTCCCCCCCCTCAACGTAGCATAGCTCGACGTCCCCCGCCCCCCAACGGACAGGTAATTCTGCGTgcccttgaccttgatcaCGTACCCCCTGCCCGCCGTGTAAGTCACTGTGAAGACAACAGCCTCGTTGGGATCGCTGCAGAGGAGCTGGCTCGCGCAAATGTAATTCCTGCCGCTGTCGTCGGAGAATGTAAAGTCTGTGCCGCCAATGACCACGGCGTGGGCAATCCATCGCTGGGCCGGGTTGTCGTGGCGCGATGTGGCTCGGCCCAGGACAATGGCCTTTGTAAAGGTTGTCTTTTGGGCGAGGGCAAATCCGTTCAGCTCGAGGACGAGGTGGCGGCCTTCGGTGAGCGTTCCGCGGATGGACTTGAAGCCCTGCTGGGTCTGGGTCGTCATGTCGTCAATGACGCCGCTTCCCGTGTACGGCACCGGCGGCTGCGTGTTGCCGTAGCGAGACTGGCAGTACGACGAGCCATCATAGTTGCCGCTGGAATCCGTGTGAGGCGTCTGCGGCTGGGGGATAAACGGAATGGTGTAGTCCGGGTGGTCAAAGTCAAAGGCGTCCGTCAGGTCAGACAtgtggctgcggcgccacGGCACCATCTGGTCGGTCGTGACGTTGCGCCCCTTTGCGGCCTGCCACTTCTCGACAAACATGATTTGCGAGTTGTGGTCGCTGTGCGCGGTGaagacgccgccgctgcGCGTCCACGGCGAGACGATGTAAAAGGGCAGCCGGAAGCCCGGGCCGATGAAGGTGTAGCCGACCTGGCCGTAGGGGTCCTGGATCCATTCGCCGGCCGTGCCGTTTGGCGAGCGGTACGGGTCGACGTGGTCGAACCAGCCGCCCGTCTCGTCGTAGGAGACAATGAGGGCCGTCTTGTTGTACTTGGGCGAGTTGAGCACGGCCTGGGCCACCTGGTACTGCAGCCAGGCGCCGTCGTGGGGGGGAATAGGGGGGATGCTCCGAGAGCTCCATCGGGGCCACGATGTAAGACACCTCGGGCAGCGTCCCGTTGGCGGCCTGCGCGTAAAAGGTGTCGAGCGTCAGGCCCTTCATTCCGCGGCTGTACAGGCTGGAGCCCGGCGCCGCGTTCTGGAACTGCTCGAAGCGGGCGTAGGAATTGTCGTCAAAGTTGTCGGCGTCCTGGAAGACTTGCCAGGTGGTTCCGGCGTCCTCGTAGAACTCGCCCACCGTCTTCCACTTCAGCGGGTAGCAGTTGAAGCCGCCGCTCTCGCAGCCGGGCGTGATGTTGTTGTCAATGTAGGGGTTGCCGCCCTCGCTGGGGGTCTGAGGGCCGCCGGGggcgttgatgctgccggAGAGCCAGGTGACTCTGTTGGGGTTTGTTGCGGCGACAACACCTTCCTGTGTGATCTTGTTAGCCATTGAACTTGAAAAAGTGTAGAGATGGAGACGTGGGATAACGCACTTGGTACATGTCCCCAACGACAAAGTTGTCTGCCAACGCCCACTGGATGGGAATGTCCTGCTGCTTGTAGAAGCCAATGCTGTACGGACTATTGTCCACCGCCCAGTGGTCATTGGTACCGTCATTCCAGGCAGCATGGTTCTCGTACCAGCTGTTGGTGCCGGTAAGCATGCACTGAGTGGCCTCGGTCCAGTTGCCGCCAAGGTAGTTGATGTACCACGGGTTCACATAGTCGGCAGCCGTGGTTAATGAAGAGTCTGTAATCTGCTTCCAGACCGGGACACCATCGTTCATCTGCAGATTCGCATCGCTGAATCCTCGAACCCCTGCCATTGTGCCAAAGTAGTGGTCAAAGGCACGGTTCTCTGTATACGAGCATCCATCTCATGGTCAGCAAAGGTTCAAGAAATCCGCAAGTCACAGTGCAACGGACCTTGCATGAAGAGAACAACATGGTCAATGTCTTTCAGACTTCCAGCCTTGACAAGACTGATGATGGAAAATAGGGTCGCCGAAGCAGACCCCAGGCCTCGAGCAGGAGCCATTTTCGGTGTCTGCCGTGATAACAACTGAAGGAGCTGAGAAACCAGGTTGACTTATCGACCCTGCTTCACCAAGAGAGCGAAGAAACATTCAAGCATCTTTCAAGATCAAAACGTCGCACAAAGTACATCCATATATAAATACATGATGATCAGCGCGACTGACCCCTCTTGCGCATGCATGCCTCTCATTTTTTCGATGTCCCAGGCACCGTGATTCGCCGATCACGACGTAGCATCGAGCGTCTCAAGCGCGGCCGTCCCTGCCGAGCCGCTGTATGCCATTGTGCGGTTAAACAATAGGAATCAACAGGATAGTATCGCACGCCCTCCAGTGTCGCATCGTCGCCTGAACCGAAACCGGAAGGTCAAGACATTTACAACGGCGGGCAGATGATCGCCGTGGGGTCAGAAGAGCCGGTGGCCTGCCCGCGCAGCAATGAAGTGCGAGAAAAATACCTGGCCCCAGCCGCTGAAGGAAATCCTCGCCgactaaaaacaaaagagaaaaaaatggcaAGAGAAGATGGTTCGTGATGCTGCATGCAAGGCATGTCATTGGCTATTTGGGCGAGGCAGATGGCGAGGTCGAGACATGTGCCAAGCAAAGAGGCCAATCGCAGCGGCACGGCGGACCTCGTGACGGCAGCTGTGGttggctgcagcttgcaAGGCTCTGCAGGGGTTGAGAGACTTGCAGCAAGGGACGGGCTTTTCGTTGCAGGTCCACAGTCCACGGGATACCAGGAAAGCAGAGTAGGTGAAGGCCCGGAGACTAAGACAACGGCTAATGTTGAGATGGACGGGACGGAAAAGCCTCATGGCGGCATGCGGCCGGGTGGTCTAGTAGCATGAAATGGCCATTGCACCAAGTATCCAGATACCTATAGATatagaagaaagatgaagtaGACGCTGC encodes:
- a CDS encoding uncharacterized protein (SECRETED:SignalP(1-23)), which translates into the protein MAPARGLGSASATLFSIISLVKAGSLKDIDHVVLFMQENRAFDHYFGTMAGVRGFSDANLQMNDGVPVWKQITDSSLTTAADYVNPWYINYLGGNWTEATQCMLTGTNSWYENHAAWNDGTNDHWAVDNSPYSIGFYKQQDIPIQWALADNFVVGDMYQEGVVAATNPNRVTWLSGSINAPGGPQTPSEGGNPYIDNNITPGCESGGFNCYPLKWKTVGEFYEDAGTTWQVFQDADNFDDNSYARFEQFQNAAPGSSLYSRGMKGLTLDTFYAQAANGTLPEVSYIVAPMELSEHPPYSPPRRRLAAVPGGPGRAQLAQVQQDGPHCLLRRDGRLVRPRRPVPLAKRHGRRMDPGPLRPGRLHLHRPGLPAALLHRLAVDAQRRRLHRAQRPQLANHVCREVAGRKGAQRHDRPDGAVAPQPHV